Genomic segment of bacterium:
TGAAGATTTGGCAGACAACTTGAACACGATTGGAGAATTTGTAAGCTGTCTTTCCCCGTTCGTTGCAGTAACTTCAATAATATTATTATTATTGCCTGCTTCGGGGCCAAGCGTATAAGTAATTCGTGCTATTCCGTCACCGTTTGTAAATCTTGTAACAACCGGATCTAATGTCCCTGAAAAATGGCCTCCCCCATTTTTTATAGCAAATTTAACCGGCTGCGCACTTACAGGATTATTATTGACATCTGTCATTTTTACAACAAGGTCAGGCATCTCTTCACCTACAATACCTGAAGAACTATCACCGCTAATATAATAGAGAAATGCCGCAAACGACTTTGCCGTTATATTAAACCAGGCAGTATCAGGAATTGTATGGAATCCGTTATCCGCCCAGGCTCCGACAATTTTCGGATAGTACCCGTGAATAGCTCCTAATCTTATATTTATACGAGCCACACCGTTAATGTCAGTCTTGGCAATTATTTCTTTACTACCGTCAGGAAACCTGAAACCATTTCCGAAAGTCTTAAATATAACCGGATGGTTATTAACAGGAAGATTCTCATCATCTACAATTCTTACCTTTAGCGGAGTTGTAAGAAGGCTGTCAACATACCCTTTTGTTCCCCCACCCCATGGCATTAACCTGTCGCCTTTGTAAAAAATAGAATCTACAACGACCGTTGTTTGTATACCTGCAACAGAGGCCATTATATTAACGACTGTAGAAGTGTCTGCACAGAATAGCGTATCACTCGCTATTCCTTCACTATTTGTAAATTTCGGCTGAACTCCCACTGAAGCGGAACCTTTTGTTACAGAGAATGTAACCCCTGTCCCTTCAACAGCTTTTCCCTGGTCATTGATTACTTTTACCTTAAGAAAATTCGGATATGTGTGCCCGGAAAAATGCCGCTCTGTTTTTTGTACCATGCTTGTAACTTGTTTAACGAGTCCTGAAGTGACTTTAACCTGGAATAGAACGTCAACTCCCATATACCCCTGAAAAACCGGTTTTATCTGCTGAATTGTATCCTGATCGCCTATTACATAGCGCACAAATGACTTACCTTCCTGATTGGTAGTATCAATGGGATTAACAATAATTCCGTTCCCGCGGGTTACACTCCATGTTACAGGAATATCAGGTGTTATATTGCTGTAAGGATCTTCAAGTATTGCTGAGAACCTGACTGTATCTCCGACAACTCCTGTTTTGGAACCGGGCTCTGCAGGATCAGCATAAATTGACTGAGGTGCAGCCGGTTTCCCTGTTGTCTGGAATGTCACTGTCTGAGCAGTACCATAGGCCCGTGCCAGGACCTCATTAAGCCCTGCTGTTTTGCCGAGAGTCCATTCTGTTGAAGCCTCGCCATTTCCGTCTGTAAATATCGTCCGCACTGTATCCATTCCTGTAGGCACATAGCCTTCATTACTTGTTATAATAAGTTTATCAAGTTTAACATTGTTATGCCCTTTATAGATACGAAGAGTATGAACTTCATTAGCATCAAGCTCCCTGCTGAACCAGTCCCCTGATGAATATTCCTGTATTTTTGACCACCTCCAGTCTGTATCACTTGTGGAATATCCCGAATAATTATGTTTCAAAGCTCCCCACTGGAAATATGGATTCGGAGTACCATCAAGCTCAACAAACATTACACAATTAAATAAATTCTGTGCAACTACACGCCCCCAGAAATAGTACCTTTTTGATTCAGGTACTGTAAATTTATATTCATAATAACAGGATTGTACATCTCCAACACCTGCTATATATGAACCGCGGGAGGCAGAAGGGTGAGATTGGAGTTCCATTATTCCGCTTCCCTTACTCGGTACTGTACCGGGAATCCCCCACTCAGCTTCTATTCTGTAAGGGTCTAAAACCGGTTCCGGTGCAGTTACTTCCCCCCCATCCTGCTTCTTAGTAACAGAAAAATAAACTGGCTTTCCCCTTAATGGATTTCTATTTGCATCCTGCAAAAGTACCGTTAATTTACCAGGTAAAACAGTATTAACTTCAGCTTCTGTCGGTTCCTGTACCGCCTTAGTAAAATCACCGACACTTGTTATTTCTGAATATGTAATAAACGCCTTAACATTATTATTTCTGCCGGAAACTCCGTAAAAACCTGTAAGGAAGAGTCCTGAATACATTGTCCCGTTACCAGACTGAAGTTTTCTCATATCATACAGCGGCTCTGAACCCGCACGTTTGCTGTTAACATAAATTTCAAATTTATTGTATCCGCTGTTAGACCAGTCAAGCACAACACTCAATGTATCATCTGCTTCAGGGAATAAATACTGGCCGCTATTATCCTTTAATACATACGATACTGTATCAATCGCTGAGCCCACATTGCCATTTACCAATGACCAAAGGTGGATCTGGTGCAGGTGTGTATGCACAAAAATAAAATATCCGTCAGCATCAGTTGTAGGACTGTTAAGCATTAGTGCAACTCCGCCGTTTTCTCTCTGGCCCTCAGTAGCTGATGTTACCTGCTCGCCCCATACAACCTCTACTGTGGAAGGATTGGTTCTGCCCTTATAAACTGCAACTGACGTCGGCCAATTTGTTGTATTTGTTATATTTGTAAATTCTTTCTGTGCTCCGGCATCAACAACTCCGAAAGTATTTGTATCGTACGCCCAATCACTCATTCCCCCATTAAAAGTTGCAGTCACAACACCGGAAGTTGCAGTCACAGCATCTGCCATGTTTGAGATATTACCCTTGTTTCCAAGCTCATCAACAGCTTTAACTGCAAAATAGTAATGCTCTCCGCTTAACAAGCCGGATAATGTAAATATCTGAGGTGTGCCTGCAGAGAATGGCTTCGGTGCCCTGGGAACAACCTCAGCATTTCTGAAATCCTGCTCACTTACAATCGGAGACTTTGCTATTCTTACATCATAGCTCGATGCGCTTCCTTCAGGGGCGTATCCATCATCTCCGACTGAAGTCCACTTCAAAGTCACTGAATTGTTCCCTGAAGGCGTTGCATATAAATCAACAATTTGGCCGGGAGCAGTATTATCAGGAAGTTCCTCTTTAACTTTCATAAAATCAACTAATGCTGCTGCATTCGGCGGCACACCGGAATTAACTTTAAACATTATTCCAGCATATAAATTATCACCTTTGCCAAAATCCGTTGTTTTATCACGTACAGTTATTTTACTCTGGCCTCCGTCTGTTGATACATCAAAATAGTTATAGTCGGTCTGAGGCCTGTACGTAATCTGAAGGCTGTCGCCTGCGCTGTAGCCTGCCATTGGTATTGATGTCGAACCGTAAATAGCATTGGTACTGGCAACACCGTTCACAATACGCCATATTCTCAATTGGCCGCCTGTGATCCATGCCATGTACCCATCTGCGGTTTCAGGATTTGTACTGTTCAGGCCGAAAGCTAAAGCAACAGCATTAAAATTGGATGAATTATCAGCAAAACCAATTGTGATAGTATTCCCGCCCTGACTGTTTTCCCAAATTCCAAGATTATCCCATGAGCCGGAATTGCTGTTACAATAAATTGTACCGCTTCCTGTAAGCCGCAAACTCGCATCTGCATGCCATCCGTTTACTCCGTTCAAAAGGCCTGAAGAGCCTGTAAATTCATCACGTTCAGATGGAGAAAGAATCGGCCCTATATAGTAACTTAAAATATCAGCCATTTTTGTATAACCGGTACTATTAGGGTGCGTGCCGTCTATATCAGAGGTATAATATGTATCTATATTTGGTAAAAACCATGAGTACATATCAACAACTGTAATCCTGTTCTTTAATGGTGAAGGCATATCCTCAACCATTCTTTCAAGAGCCGCATTGTAGTCTTCAACTCTTTTATTAAGGGATGGATACGCATCATAAGGAGCAAAAGGAATAATCTTGCATAAAAGTAAATTTTCAATAGTATGCCCGCTGCGGGTAAAATTTAACAATTCATTCACGAGAAGATACAAACGTTCCGCAATTGTACCGGCTTCATCATAATTGCCGATATCCTCATTATCACGCATATCATTTGTACCTATGTGAAGGATCAATATTTTAGGCAGAGAATCAACATCCATTTCCATAAGCATCTGTATAGGATTATAACCTATTGTACCGGACAGGTAATCAGATATTCTGGCGCCGTCCCGGAAAAAGCCTCCATAGGGCGGATCAAAATATTCAGCAATATACTGTGAATTTGTGGGATATGGCCCGACAAAATTCACAACATCTTTACCTCCTAATCCCTCATATAAAAGATTTCTGTATCCGTGAGTTCCATCTACTGTAGGAGCCTGCTTTAATTTCTTACCCCATGTGATAGAGTTACCCATCGGCATAATGTTTGTCTGAGCTGCTCCGAATTCATAAAAAGATAAAATAAGCAGCAAACCTGCTGATATAGCAAAGTACAGTCTTTTATTCCTTTTCATCGTTCTCCTCCTGGAATCGGGAATGTAACATTTCAGAGACCTTATACGCAAAAAAAATGCCATTAAATAAATATTTTTGCAGTTAGATACTATCGTTGTTTTTATTGCACTTACATCCATACATGGCAAACAACAAACTTATAAAACCATATATTATAAATGGCGAAAACAAACCACATGGTCATTTTAAGGCCATATTAAATAATGGATAACAAAATGGCGGGATAAAAATATCCCGCCATAATTCGCAGAAAACTGCAGCTATTTACTGTGTATCAAGTTTCTGCAGAGCATAATAATATGCCCCGATTGCAACTGAACGGTTTGTACCTAACCTTGATATACCAATCCCGATTCTTTTTATGGGATCATAAATTATTTTCTTACCTGAAACAGGTACGGTAATCTCTTTATGTTCTCCGTTTATGAACTCTTTGAGATTCTCATTATCGTCAAGATTATAAACTCTGCTGACAAGCCTGTTTACAGGCCTGCCGTCAATTGTCTCTATTGTCCCGTTCATCTCATTAACAATATCATTGATAATAAGAGCTGAAGCTCCTGTCAACCCTCCGCCTATAACTATAATACTATCAACCAAAGTTACGGCATTTGCGAGAGCATCACCTACACTTACAGCCAAATCTTTAAAAGCCTGTAAAGCTGCTTCTCTATTTCCTTCTTTTTTCCCTGTTGCAATCTCATAAATTTCCTTTGGTTCCGGTATATCGGAACTGCCGGACAATTTCTGATACACTCTTTTTACGGCACGGATGCTGACATCCTCTTCAACATAAGCACTATTGTGTAGTTTACTCCTGACTAGCCAAATCTCTCCTGCAGCAGAATTATCTCCCAAAAAAAGCTCATTATTCCTCACAATGCCGCACCCGAAACCTGTACCCAAAGTGACGCCTATAAGGTTATTGTATCTTCTGGGGCTGGATACTTCTAATAGTTTCTGATTAATTTCAGGAAGCAGGCCTGCAACAGATTCTCCCAAAGCAAAAAGATCACCATCATTATTAATAAAAACGGGTAAAGAAAAATTATCTTCAAGCATTGGGCCTAGTGCAACACCGCCGCGGAACCCGGGTAAATTACCCAAATCACCAATAATGCCTCTCGGATAATCTGCAGGACCCGGAAAAGCAAAACTAATTGCAGCTGTATCTCCCTGAACCTGTTCTGAGATAATGCTGAATCCTTCTATAATAGTTTTCAGGCATTTATCAATATCATTGCCAAAAGCGGGCAATCTTACCGGATTTATAATTTCTCTTTCTGCCTGAATTGCAGAAAACACGAAATTTGTACCTCCTGCATCGAGTGTCAGCACAACACGATCATCTCTATCATAATTCATGTCAATTCCTCCGGAGATTATTTTGCAATTTCCCTTTGACTAACGGACGCCCAGCCTATATAAAATAAAGCTGCAAGAGGAACAATAAATCCTGTTACAACAGATGTTTTATCTGCAACAAATCCCATTAAAAGAGGAATAAAAGCACCGCCCACTATTGCGGTTACCATAAGTCCCGACAACTCATTTGTTTTCTCGGGCATGGAATCAACTGTAATTGAAAAAATCAGTGGAAAAATATTTGCAAATCCGATTCCAATAATAAAAACCGACACAACAGAGACCCACTGAATCCCTGCAAAAAGCCCAAGTATTGATACTATTGAAAGAGCTGTTGTTGCTATAAAAAATCTTTTGGGCCTCACCCAGTTCAGAACGACTCCACCGAGAAGTCTTCCTATTACAAGAGCAGTAAAAAAAAGGCCTGTACCGAGGATACCCAGCTTTTCAATATTTACTCCAAACTTACTTTCAAAGTAAAGAGGAATACCTGAGCTCATACAAACTTCAGCTCCGACATAGAGAAAAATAGCAGATACCATAGTCAATACATATCTGTCCTTAAGCAATCCGATAGAGGATTTTATTGATGCGGTTCCGTATTCTTCCTCTCTCTTTTTACCTACTTTTAAAGAAGCAACAGATATAATTGTGATTAAAAGTGCAACACTGTAAATTGGAAATAATATCTTCCAGCTTACCCCCCAATAACGGGCAGCAACAGCAGGAATAACCGGCCCTGTAAGAGAACCTATTGCTTTCACAAACTGGCCAAGTGATAAATTCCGGGAATACTTTCCATCTTCCGACACATCACGCATTATAGGATTTCCTGCTACCTGCAGAATTGTTGCACCTGCGCCAAGTAAAAATACTGTCATTAAAAACAGAGGAAATGACGTTAATCCAAAAACAGGAATAGTAATTCCGATAAATGCAATACCAAGCCCCATAAGAAGAACAAATTTCTTCCCTTTTTTATCCTGAAAAATACCGACCGGGACTGAAAGAATACCG
This window contains:
- a CDS encoding MFS transporter; translated protein: MKMRVLPIFLAFLAMGFGDAVGPFVGLAKNEFALSNTMAFLIPFMGFIMFGILSVPVGIFQDKKGKKFVLLMGLGIAFIGITIPVFGLTSFPLFLMTVFLLGAGATILQVAGNPIMRDVSEDGKYSRNLSLGQFVKAIGSLTGPVIPAVAARYWGVSWKILFPIYSVALLITIISVASLKVGKKREEEYGTASIKSSIGLLKDRYVLTMVSAIFLYVGAEVCMSSGIPLYFESKFGVNIEKLGILGTGLFFTALVIGRLLGGVVLNWVRPKRFFIATTALSIVSILGLFAGIQWVSVVSVFIIGIGFANIFPLIFSITVDSMPEKTNELSGLMVTAIVGGAFIPLLMGFVADKTSVVTGFIVPLAALFYIGWASVSQREIAK
- a CDS encoding ROK family protein codes for the protein MNYDRDDRVVLTLDAGGTNFVFSAIQAEREIINPVRLPAFGNDIDKCLKTIIEGFSIISEQVQGDTAAISFAFPGPADYPRGIIGDLGNLPGFRGGVALGPMLEDNFSLPVFINNDGDLFALGESVAGLLPEINQKLLEVSSPRRYNNLIGVTLGTGFGCGIVRNNELFLGDNSAAGEIWLVRSKLHNSAYVEEDVSIRAVKRVYQKLSGSSDIPEPKEIYEIATGKKEGNREAALQAFKDLAVSVGDALANAVTLVDSIIVIGGGLTGASALIINDIVNEMNGTIETIDGRPVNRLVSRVYNLDDNENLKEFINGEHKEITVPVSGKKIIYDPIKRIGIGISRLGTNRSVAIGAYYYALQKLDTQ
- a CDS encoding Ig-like domain-containing protein; this translates as MKRNKRLYFAISAGLLLILSFYEFGAAQTNIMPMGNSITWGKKLKQAPTVDGTHGYRNLLYEGLGGKDVVNFVGPYPTNSQYIAEYFDPPYGGFFRDGARISDYLSGTIGYNPIQMLMEMDVDSLPKILILHIGTNDMRDNEDIGNYDEAGTIAERLYLLVNELLNFTRSGHTIENLLLCKIIPFAPYDAYPSLNKRVEDYNAALERMVEDMPSPLKNRITVVDMYSWFLPNIDTYYTSDIDGTHPNSTGYTKMADILSYYIGPILSPSERDEFTGSSGLLNGVNGWHADASLRLTGSGTIYCNSNSGSWDNLGIWENSQGGNTITIGFADNSSNFNAVALAFGLNSTNPETADGYMAWITGGQLRIWRIVNGVASTNAIYGSTSIPMAGYSAGDSLQITYRPQTDYNYFDVSTDGGQSKITVRDKTTDFGKGDNLYAGIMFKVNSGVPPNAAALVDFMKVKEELPDNTAPGQIVDLYATPSGNNSVTLKWTSVGDDGYAPEGSASSYDVRIAKSPIVSEQDFRNAEVVPRAPKPFSAGTPQIFTLSGLLSGEHYYFAVKAVDELGNKGNISNMADAVTATSGVVTATFNGGMSDWAYDTNTFGVVDAGAQKEFTNITNTTNWPTSVAVYKGRTNPSTVEVVWGEQVTSATEGQRENGGVALMLNSPTTDADGYFIFVHTHLHQIHLWSLVNGNVGSAIDTVSYVLKDNSGQYLFPEADDTLSVVLDWSNSGYNKFEIYVNSKRAGSEPLYDMRKLQSGNGTMYSGLFLTGFYGVSGRNNNVKAFITYSEITSVGDFTKAVQEPTEAEVNTVLPGKLTVLLQDANRNPLRGKPVYFSVTKKQDGGEVTAPEPVLDPYRIEAEWGIPGTVPSKGSGIMELQSHPSASRGSYIAGVGDVQSCYYEYKFTVPESKRYYFWGRVVAQNLFNCVMFVELDGTPNPYFQWGALKHNYSGYSTSDTDWRWSKIQEYSSGDWFSRELDANEVHTLRIYKGHNNVKLDKLIITSNEGYVPTGMDTVRTIFTDGNGEASTEWTLGKTAGLNEVLARAYGTAQTVTFQTTGKPAAPQSIYADPAEPGSKTGVVGDTVRFSAILEDPYSNITPDIPVTWSVTRGNGIIVNPIDTTNQEGKSFVRYVIGDQDTIQQIKPVFQGYMGVDVLFQVKVTSGLVKQVTSMVQKTERHFSGHTYPNFLKVKVINDQGKAVEGTGVTFSVTKGSASVGVQPKFTNSEGIASDTLFCADTSTVVNIMASVAGIQTTVVVDSIFYKGDRLMPWGGGTKGYVDSLLTTPLKVRIVDDENLPVNNHPVIFKTFGNGFRFPDGSKEIIAKTDINGVARINIRLGAIHGYYPKIVGAWADNGFHTIPDTAWFNITAKSFAAFLYYISGDSSSGIVGEEMPDLVVKMTDVNNNPVSAQPVKFAIKNGGGHFSGTLDPVVTRFTNGDGIARITYTLGPEAGNNNNIIEVTATNGERQLTNSPIVFKLSAKSSDASMISAYHAADTTFTGVAGKPLEQPVRVQIVDVHGNGVAGEDVTFTVLKGGGTLDDNGVTTKTVTVDKASGIAEITWILGTDVQIDTLNNTLKAEASNGLASLAGSPVKFYASLIPDSVSSTMSKISATPQVYALETDTCWIAVTLTDAYGNPVQGKHVRLSVSGGSKNFMHDPVAPTDVNGKTLGYLQSLTAGKKYITAYDVEDNIHLESTVEVVFLATDASQLSPVSDKNKVRTGNVGTIYQDSIMVQVLDQNNNGVASSSVLFEIIQGGGRIIEDQPIVTNDEGYAWAHVVLGPQPGENELTVSARNQQGNHLENSPVIYKIEGKEGTPVHIIAEGDVDLGGQAGRKLDTPLSVKVLDISGYPVYGVPIKYSLVQGNGSFLTSMPVLTNEYGLANVWFVADTISGNTSYIEAEAQGITLSGEPVLFTVLSNSGPARKLTMVAGNNQTGYLGEQLPEPLKVKITDDYGNPVSDFSVTFNILKGDAKIEGLKSVIKKTGSTGYASAKITLGDTAGVITVEAVAPYMAGSPFVFNELCQSNKVQKIVKLDGEFSEGFLKSGDLQKGAIGKLFVDPLRVKVIDEYGNPVPNKTVRFNKESGPGSISGTNYVRSDNNGIASIFIKAGATTGQTVISAFLGNTVVFNLETVYNSSSPTLNRDDMKSDYYPQEDEEFIIGLVANPDPDGDGLSFQMGNLFPPLGSKVEKQTDMTAVFRWTPTYEQEGNYSIILRVRDGKGGCDADTISLHVTKANRFPVIVSTVPSDRDTSIIGGQTITFMVNASDPDKDPLHYNWKIDGTSTGSDSPILEHMFPYNFTGQQIVSVIVSDEIGYSNDSQFQWNVSVKVAVQFADFGAAFDLLSRRIRIFWETVYEEGNKGFLVYRSKTENGEYSPVTEDIIPSSTDRLYEFFDKNIIVGQTYYYKIIDVGANNAQRQFGPVRVTVPLPTNFVLGQNYPNPFNPGTKIFYQISDAGRVSLSVYNMMGQKVATLVDQHQAPGYYNVEWNGLGNDGNEASTGIYIYRLECAGKVITKRMVKMK